Genomic window (Spirosoma sp. KCTC 42546):
CGGGCACCGGGTAACTTGTCTTTAATAAACTGGCTGTCGGGCCGGTACATATAATAGTCGTGAAGCATAGCCACCCACCACAGCGAAAACGTGGGAATTTGCTGATGCAGATCAGTAGGGTACCGGCTCAGCGTGATGCCTTCGGGAATACGGGAATGGTCCATCAATGTCAGCCCATAACGCGCTAACCGGTCGTCGCCCGCGTAGAAAAGCGAAACCATTGCCTGTATCCGCGCATCGCCAATGTACTGCAACTGCTCATAGTAGGGGCAATCCATGTAGGTTTCAAAGGCGCACAACCGGGCTGTTCGCCAGCCGATGTCGAGCATCTTGCCAAGTTCCGCATTCTCCGTCTGAAGTTTGGCTTTTGCCTCGAACGGATAGCCGGTAAACGTGCCATACAAGTCATCAATGACCAATGGTTCTGTTTTCGTGTTGATCACCAGGCGTATATAGCGATACGTTCGCCACCATAGCGGACTATACACCTGATTGGCTGATCCATCGGATAACACACTATCCGCTTTACCGATGAAGGTCTTCCCGTCCACGTCGTTGCGGTTCCCTTTGGCGGGTGGAGCCGGGCGGCCTGAGCCTGTACTGGGTGCTCTCGGCAAATAAAGGGCTTCCGCATAGCCCATCGAAAGCGTGGCCTCCTTCCCACCGCTAAAAGCGAGTGTTGGATAGGCGTTAGTGAGCATTCCCTGATCGAGCAGAATTGTCGCCTTTGTGTTGGCCGGGATGATTACTTTCGTGGGCGTAGCGGGGAAACTCGCCGGTACGTCGACGCCTTCGGCTTTGCGGGTGGCCACCAGCCGCTGTTGAGTCATTTCCATGGGTGGCAGGGGCGACGGCACCAGCATCCAGCCCGTCGAGTTGACGGCCGTAGCTTTGGTTATACCTGGTCCAATCGTACGCGCTTTAGTCCAGTTGCTGTCAGTAAAATCCACCCGCTCCCACCCTTTCAGGTGCTTGCTCATGTCGACCAGTTCTGAAGGACCGGCCACGTAATATCCCGGCACACGCACCGGCAAGGGTTGGTAACTGTCGTCTTTAGCAGCCTTCCAGCTATCGTCCGTATTGAGGATTTCTTCGGCGGCCGTATTACCCTGCACGATAAACCCGGTCAGATACGAAATTTGGGCTTCCGGCTTTTGACGACCATCGTTCCAGACCACAGCCGCTACCAGATTATTCCCCGCCTGTAGGTAGGGGGCAATGTTAACCGTCTCAAAATTCCAGAAGTACAGATCGCCACGGGCGGGCCCCTGCCCCACCTGCCTGCCATTGACAAACAGCTTGTAGCGATTATCCCCCGACACGTGAATGACGAATGACGTGGGTTTGGCGGTCAACGTGATCGTTTTTCTGAATTTGACAACGCCATACTCTTTCAGGGTGAGATCAGAGGCTGCCGTGAACCGATTGATGGGTCTACCGGGTCCGGTGATCCATTGCGCTTTCCAGGGCTTTGTTAGTATGTCAGGATTTATTGGCTGGGCGGGCAATTGGAGGGCCAGCAGGAAGGACGTTGCCCAAAAGCACGCTCCGAGAATTTTAGTCAATTTCATAGTCGGAGTTAATTACAATTTCCCAATGGACCGCCATAGTGCCAGTTCCTGGCTGAACCGATTGTCAATCACTTCACAGGTGGCATCGATCCGCATCGTGGGTCGGGTTTTGAGGTTATAGGCTGGCCACTGGGGCACATCGTTGGCAGCTGGTTTACCTGTCCGGGCGAAGGTGGTCCAGAGTTCGGCAAAGTGATGCGAAGCCACGAAGCGTTCGGGTCGATTGCCCCCGAAGAAGCTTTCCTTAGGCGCAGAGCCGTCGCGGGGCGGAATTTCATTGTTGAACTTGAAGGAAATATCCATGGCGTGGGGCGTACCCATCGGATAATCCGTACCGGGAATCGGTTTCTCGGACTTGTAGCCGAAATTATACAGGTAAACCGGCGCTCCCCCCTGTTTGACCTTTTTTTCCGCAATGTCTACCGAGCCCAGGCCCATCATCGCAATAGAAGAAATGGCAATATAGAGTTGCGGGGCCGTCGCGTTGGGTGTGGCTTTGCGATAGGCTTCGATCAGTTTAGGCGTATCCTCACCGTACTGGGGCTCCAGCCGTTTCTGTAATCCCTCGAAATCCAGCTTGGCAAACTCCGTGTCTTTGCGCTCCCAGGCAAAAAAAGTGAACTCATCCTCATTCCAGCCAACTAACAACGGTTTATTTCGAGATAGGTCAGGGGCAGTCGGGTCAAAGGGATGATGGGGTAGCGCATGGCCATCGACAACAGGACCAAATCCTCCAGCCCGACGGGGCGCGGCTCCCTTCGTGTTACTTTTCCCGAGAAACGGGGCAACGGAAGGCAGTTTGCCCTGCATGACCAGCAAGTCAGCCGCTGGTATATCCAATAATTTACGCCAGTCTTTAGGCGCAATGTTTAGTTCTTTCAGCAGTAGAGCAGTTGTTTCAGCAGCCGTCTCCTTCGGCGTCATCCGAACTCCCGGCCCACTTTCAATGGAGGCTTTGTTAAAATAAGGAGCTGCTGAAGGCATGGCATATAAGCAGGACGTTTTGGCTCCCCCACCCGATTCACCCCAGATCATCACATTATTCGGATCGCCCCCAAACTGCGCAATGTTGTCATGGACCCATTTTAGCCCATCCACAATATCGAGCATGCCCATGTTGCCCGACCCGACATAGTCGGACCCGGCTAGCTCGTCCAGATACAGAAAGCCCAGCAAGCCTAAGCGATGATTTGTTTCAACGACCACGACGTCGAAGTTACGAGCCAGATTCGATCCATCCTGACCGCCCGAAGCCCCCGAGCCAATCACAAACCCACCGCCGTGGCTGTAGAACATCACCGGGCGTTTGCGATTGTCGCTGGCGGGCGTCCACACATTCAGGAACAGGCAATCTTCGGCTGGAGCGGGTTCGTTCCGACGCGGTGCCTGGATGGCGGGTGCACCAAATTGCAACGCATCCCGAACGCCCGTCCAGGGTTCGAGGGGAGCCGGTCGCCGAAAGCGCCGATCACCGGAGATACGCCCTGCGTACGGTATGCCTTTGAAGACACTTACCCCCTCATTTCGCATACCTTTAATACGGCCATGCGTGGTGTTCACCTCAACAAACTCGTCGGCTTTCGCAATCGACGAAAACCCGTATCGGGGTGCGACCACAGCGGCCGTAACCAGCGACAGATTCCCTAAAAATGTTCGGCGATCAATTCGGTTCATAAGCTTTATTGGTCAGGGTTTAGACTAAATGGGGTTCGAAACTATCGGCAAAGCCCGGCGATAGACTAGGAAGGAATTCAATCCGTTCGCGTATTGCCAGAAACTACACTTTACACGTATTAAATAGGAAGTTTCCACGATCGCCAAAGATAGTCTTTACAGACCTGCTGGCGTGGTTTGCCCCAATTAAATCAGTAATAATGGTAGTAACATCCGTAATCTGTATACCAGTTACTCCATACATATAGGTGA
Coding sequences:
- a CDS encoding alpha-L-rhamnosidase C-terminal domain-containing protein, whose translation is MKLTKILGACFWATSFLLALQLPAQPINPDILTKPWKAQWITGPGRPINRFTAASDLTLKEYGVVKFRKTITLTAKPTSFVIHVSGDNRYKLFVNGRQVGQGPARGDLYFWNFETVNIAPYLQAGNNLVAAVVWNDGRQKPEAQISYLTGFIVQGNTAAEEILNTDDSWKAAKDDSYQPLPVRVPGYYVAGPSELVDMSKHLKGWERVDFTDSNWTKARTIGPGITKATAVNSTGWMLVPSPLPPMEMTQQRLVATRKAEGVDVPASFPATPTKVIIPANTKATILLDQGMLTNAYPTLAFSGGKEATLSMGYAEALYLPRAPSTGSGRPAPPAKGNRNDVDGKTFIGKADSVLSDGSANQVYSPLWWRTYRYIRLVINTKTEPLVIDDLYGTFTGYPFEAKAKLQTENAELGKMLDIGWRTARLCAFETYMDCPYYEQLQYIGDARIQAMVSLFYAGDDRLARYGLTLMDHSRIPEGITLSRYPTDLHQQIPTFSLWWVAMLHDYYMYRPDSQFIKDKLPGARQVLSFFERYQQADGSLKNVPYWVFTDWTQGKGWNFGMAPIGQQGESAVLDMQLMWTYQLAADLEKQLGVTELATLYLRRAEQLKQTIQRKYWHPGKQLYADTEAKDTYSQHANSLAILAGVPPVGQVKLIAGKMLTDTTLAPASIYFKYYLHQALVQAGLGNDYLNWLGKWKENMAMGLTTWAETSDVNTSRSDCHAWGASPNIEFFRTILGIESGAPGFTSVRITPHLGSIRSISGEIPHPNGKVAVNYRVQQGALRADISLPPKTTGSFVWKGKTHVLKAGKNSLAL
- a CDS encoding carboxylesterase/lipase family protein — protein: MNRIDRRTFLGNLSLVTAAVVAPRYGFSSIAKADEFVEVNTTHGRIKGMRNEGVSVFKGIPYAGRISGDRRFRRPAPLEPWTGVRDALQFGAPAIQAPRRNEPAPAEDCLFLNVWTPASDNRKRPVMFYSHGGGFVIGSGASGGQDGSNLARNFDVVVVETNHRLGLLGFLYLDELAGSDYVGSGNMGMLDIVDGLKWVHDNIAQFGGDPNNVMIWGESGGGAKTSCLYAMPSAAPYFNKASIESGPGVRMTPKETAAETTALLLKELNIAPKDWRKLLDIPAADLLVMQGKLPSVAPFLGKSNTKGAAPRRAGGFGPVVDGHALPHHPFDPTAPDLSRNKPLLVGWNEDEFTFFAWERKDTEFAKLDFEGLQKRLEPQYGEDTPKLIEAYRKATPNATAPQLYIAISSIAMMGLGSVDIAEKKVKQGGAPVYLYNFGYKSEKPIPGTDYPMGTPHAMDISFKFNNEIPPRDGSAPKESFFGGNRPERFVASHHFAELWTTFARTGKPAANDVPQWPAYNLKTRPTMRIDATCEVIDNRFSQELALWRSIGKL